In Drosophila pseudoobscura strain MV-25-SWS-2005 chromosome 4, UCI_Dpse_MV25, whole genome shotgun sequence, the following proteins share a genomic window:
- the LOC26533500 gene encoding uncharacterized protein, whose protein sequence is MRLLLLCVLVCWLFSHTENRRNYGRNLACLTHNLYKHESSCPGPRRIFYAFHRIIFNCTKVFTKCPKIHRHNEYTTLKRCQDDCYFHMIIPTTPKPANSSGNGTTNGTTDGAAGGGANAGTATEDGKKDEKKDEKKDEKKSDFDAESLMRANPYKFVGRKGDGKTQMKTQSRVQSNIAERRRRRSRRYH, encoded by the exons ATGAGACTGTTGCTTCTCTGTGTACTCGTCTGTTGGCTCTTTTCCCACACCGAGAACAGAAGGAATT ATGGTCGGAATCTGGCCTGCTTGACACACAACTTGTACAAGCACGAGAGTTCCTGTCCCGGGCCGCGGCGCATCTTCTATGCCTTCCATCGCATCATCTTCAATTGCACGAAGGTGTTCACCAAATGCCCCAAGATCCACAGGCACAACGAGTACACCACCCTGAAGCGCTGTCAGGATGACTGCTACTTTCATATGATAATCCCGACCACACCGAAGCCAGCCAATAGCTCGGGCAATGGCACCACTAATGGCACCACCGATGGCGCCGCTGGAGGGGGCGCAAACGCAGGAACTGCCACTGAGGATGGGAAGAAGGATGAGAAGAAGGATGAGAAGAAGGATGAGAAAAAGTCCGACTTTGATGCAGAATCCCTTATGCGTGCGAATCCCTACAAATTTGTGGGTCGCAAGGGTGATGGCAAAACTCAAATGAAAACCCAGTCACGTGTCCAAAGTAACATAGCTGAAAGGCGTAGAAGAAGGTCTCGACGATATCATTAG
- the LOC26533557 gene encoding uncharacterized protein produces MRLWLFSVIAIGFCWMMGQTAKKHFGLEDGCVKKNMYMHESACPGPYRIYFAFHRVIFDCIKVRTKCPRIYKYNEYNTLKECQTDCALLMVPVIKNDDVTESEPETKKPEDNGDP; encoded by the exons ATGAGGCTTTGGCTGTTCAGTGTAATTGCAATTGGCTTCTGCTGGATGATGGGCCAGACCGCGAAGAAGCATT TTGGCTTGGAAGACGGCTGCGTGAAGAAGAACATGTATATGCACGAGAGCGCCTGCCCGGGCCCATATCGCATCTACTTTGCCTTCCATCGCGTAATCTTCGACTGCATAAAAGTCCGTACGAAGTGCCCCcgtatatacaaatacaacgAGTATAATACCCTAAAGGAGTGCCAAACGGACTGCGCCTTGCTTATGGTGCCGGTGATTAAGAATGATGATGTAACTGAATCTGAACCTGAAACTAAAAAACCCGAAGATAACGGCGACCCATAA
- the LOC4817050 gene encoding uncharacterized protein: MLRTFTLLLICSVAFEAALACNGYKAKLVKMENCAGDDAVMTVGSDFSLKLNKKCELVPSGCIINKPFGTAMAKFKVQKDGIVMKEGKVDLCLAMDQAPSEAKDILKLFGAPASCPVAEEKVCANEHTVDLSKYKAMLGMARGHLIIDSEIKHDTGKSCFHAEIELTKN; the protein is encoded by the exons ATGCTGCGAACGTTTACCCTTCTCCTGATCTGCTCTGTGGCCTTTGAGGCGGCCTTAGCCTGT AATGGCTACAAAGCCAAGCTGGTCAAGATGGAGAACTGTGCCGGCGATGATGCCGTCATGACGGTTGGCAGTGACTTCAGCCTCAAGCTGAACAAAAAATGCGAGCTGGTGCCCTCCGGCTGTATCATCAATAAGCCCTTCGGCACGGCTATGGCCAAGTTTAAGGTTCAGAAGGACGGCATCGTGATGAAGGAGGGTAAGGTGGATCTCTGCCTCGCCATGGACCAGGCCCCATCAGAGGCAAAGGACATTCTGAAGCTGTTCGGTGCCCCGGCCTCTTGCCCCGTGGCCGAGGAGAAGGTCTGCGCTAACGAGCACACAGTTGATCTGTCCAAGTATAAGGCCATGCTGGGAATGGCCCGAGGCCATCTGATCATCGATTCGGAGATCAAACACGATACA GGCAAGTCTTGCTTCCATGCCGAGATCGAACTTACCAAAAACTAG